The Trichocoleus sp. FACHB-46 genome includes a window with the following:
- a CDS encoding isochorismate lyase: MKSPEQCESMTDIRTEIDRLDRQVLALLGQRFAYVKAASKVKTSETSVRAPERLQAMLQQRRVWAEEEGLNADAIEKMYQDLVNHFIDEEMKHWKQPRIQ, from the coding sequence ATGAAATCCCCCGAACAATGTGAAAGCATGACGGACATTCGAACCGAAATCGATCGGTTAGACCGTCAAGTTCTTGCACTACTTGGCCAGCGCTTCGCTTACGTCAAAGCTGCCTCTAAAGTTAAGACGAGTGAAACTAGCGTTAGAGCACCTGAACGCTTGCAAGCAATGTTACAGCAACGTCGAGTTTGGGCAGAGGAAGAAGGATTAAACGCTGATGCAATTGAAAAAATGTACCAGGATCTAGTTAATCACTTCATTGATGAAGAGATGAAGCACTGGAAACAACCCAGAATTCAATAG